The uncultured Carboxylicivirga sp. genomic interval GTTTAGCTGCTTCTGTAATTAAGTATTTAAAAGGATATTCTATTCCATTTATAGTTACTGCATAACTTTTACCTTCACGGTTTTTAGGTATATCATCAAGGTTAATATTATTTGCAGCTTGCTCTATTAATTGCTTTGTTATAAAGTTAAGTTGTTTATCCATTGGGTATATTTTATACTCTTCTATTTAAAATAATCCTTCCATAAATTATCATAGAAAAGCTTTCTATTTTCATATTCTTTAGCAAGATGAATCAATAATTCAATCTTATCCTTTTCATCAAATACAGCCTTATTCTTGTCTACTTCTTTTCCATTTATTTTAATCGAAGACTTATCAATAAATTTATAGTTCCCATCGGTTGATAATGAATAATCATATGACTTTCCATTCAGCATGTATGTTTTTGAATCTTTCAGATCTCCCAAATATTGCAACATAGATAACTGCCAATAATCCTGTTCTTGGCCAAATCTGTTTTTATTTGAGTAGGTTTTCTTTGCAGACGTAATTTTACTAACAAGTTCCTTAATTGTGAATGCTTTATTTAAGAGTACAAATGGTATTATTACACTATTTAAATCACTTGATAAAAATAAGGCCTTATTACCTTGATGCTCAAGTTGAAATAACTCTCTTAACGAAATATTCTTTGTATAAACTAAAATGGAGAGTATATATCTAAAAATACGACATGTATACAGATCTTCATAATCACTATTCCTACCTGCCAATTCATCAGAGAAAGACTCTAAGGCTTTGGAGTTGTTATAGTAATAAACATCTTTACTAAAGAACTTATCGAAGTAACCTCTATAATCAGTATTTAAACCATATTTATGTCCAAAAATACTAACCAAATTTTCATAGTCTCCCACTACAATTGTTTTATCGAAGCCAAACTTATTACTAGAGCTAATTGTTAGCTTATCGTTATTATCTACATGAGCAGAAAGAACATTTAGGATTCTAAATATATGTTCAGGATCCATACGATCCAGATCATCGATAATTAAAACGACTTCTTTCCCTTTGCCTTTAAGTTGTTCAAGTAATTGTCTTATTAATTGAGTATAGAAATTATCCTCAAATATTGATCCCTCTTCTTCGTATACTTCCTGAATGTAGGTTAATGCTTTACTTTTATCATCAATTTGTTCTTGATCATGATAGGCAAAAAATTCTTCCTTTAGCCTATCCAGACTTGTAATAATATCGAATGCACTTTTCCCAATTCCAGGAATTAGTTTAATAAATGGCATTAAAACCTTATGGGCATTCTTACCAAGATACTTTGTTAATGTTTTGGCATAAGGTACTTTTTCTTTATCAAAAGCTACATCTTTTTCAAGTAGTTGAAATAATAAGTCTGTTTTAATATATCTGAAAATATCTTCGTTTTGTGACACTGAAAAATTAACCGGATATATATGAAACACTTCATATTTATGCTCATTCTTTTCAAAGAATAAATTTAAGAATGTAGTTTTTCCATGACCAAAAGGTGCTGAAAACAGAATCTTAGAATTTTTAATATCATTTAGATGAGCTGCAAAAGATTTAAATGGATCTATTATCGGGATGCTTAGATTCTCTAAGTCATATATTAACGTTACGGAAGATATTTCATCAGTTAATCCTTCAACGCAAACCTCGACTTGATCTGAATTAATTTGTAAGAACAAGTACGTCATATCAAGGTACTTCGTTAAGCCATGGTCGTACGGAGAATTACTCCTGATATCAATTGGTTCTGTTACAGATGAACCATTATTATAGGTTATTTTAAATCTAATATCGGAACTTAATATATCAATCAGATTTGATTCCTGAGAATAAATACCGATTGTTTTAAAAACCCTTTTATCTGCTTTAAGTTTGATATTTGCTGAAGGAGTATCAGTAGTAAAGGTTTGAAGGTTGTATGTCATGAGGTATTTAATTAAATATAGTTTTCTGTTCCTGCTGATATTTTTGCAAACCTTGATTAATCAGTTTAATTATAGTCTTCTTTTCCCCATTAGGTAACTTCTCAAAGTAATCAATGATTGATGTAATGCGTTCATAAAGCTCACTTACAATATTTTTACTCAAACTACACTCATCTTCAGTAATATCTTGTGGCAATAGAAGCTGTTCTCTATAATCCACATAAAAACCTCTATTTTTGAATGTATTCGCATTACTCCACCATTCAACGTTTACATCTAAATTCTTCAAAGGTTGGATAGCTTTACTGGTCTTATCAGCGTAATACATAAACTTATCAATCCATTTAATCCCTGTTTTAGGAATATCTGAATCCTCTTCTGAAAAGATGATAACTGCCTCTATGATTCTTAATAGCTCTAATAATATTGAGAATTCATGTTTGGTTTTATGATCGGAGAAAATACCTTTGATTTCCTTTATCTGAAAAACATTACCCCCCACACCATGTAAATAAATAACAAAGGATTTAATCAATTCTTCAGAGCTTAAAATATATAACGACTGAGCTGTTCCGAAATTATTATCATCATAAGCAAAATGGGCAACCTTTTTTAATTGATTAAAATTATCAATTATTCTTGGGTATATTTCAAGTGCTTCAATTCGGGATATTGACGAGAATTTTTTCATTGAATTTAACGTTTAGAGAACCATTCTTTTTCGTTTAAAAATTTATCAAACCCTTTATAATATATCCTTTCTTTGAACGCGCCATTAGTTGACGTAATCCAGTTTTCTTCAATAGAAAGATTACTAAATCGAAGTGGATACAAATCACTAAGACGTCTCATTTCAATACTTCCTAAATAGCTTTCAGGATCACTTTGAAAAGTAATATTATAATACTCAGCAGATTCTTTCAGTAAGGGCTCTTCCAATATGCGATTTAAATGAGGATCTCCGAATGAATAACCTACTGTAATTAACAAATCAGCTCTATTACAATCATATAAAAAAGCACTATAAATTGAATTAAGTGGTTTTAAAGAAATCCGTTGCAATTTATTGTATCCTGTTACTATATTTATTGGTACAATAATTTGATTTGGATTTGTTGCTTGGGAATTAGTAAATTCAATTTCTCGACTAACTTCAAAAGGATTAAGCTTAAAATCATATTCTCCATCGAAAACCTTATGCCAATATACAGAACCATGTAAACTATAATGACAAAAACAACTTTTATCCTTTAGTATCTTATTACTATTATAAGGAAAGAGAACTCCAAATTCATCAACATCATTAACATTAAAACCATCAAACACTTTATACTTCTGCCGAACAACACTAGTAAATATTCTATCATAATTGGTTGTATATACTCGGATGCGATAACCACAACTGTGATAGTAAGAAATAAATTTTAGTAATGAGTTGTTTAAACCTTCATATTCCTCTAGTTGGTAATTTGAATCATATGTTTCAATTGCATTAGCAACCAACCTATAGTAATGCTTGAAAAGCTCTGAAAAATAAAGTCTTTTAACAATTGCAGGTTCATTGGTCTCAAAAAAGTCAGGATTATTTCTTGGGAAAGAAATATGAACAAGTCCATTACCTCGCTGTTGAATATCATAGTCCTTAATATTTTCTATCCAACCCTTTAAATCATATAAAGCAGATGAAAACGAGGTATTATCAGGTCCTGTTCCTCCTCCATTAGTGGCAGATATAATATAATCATAAATAGCTTCAATAGCCCCAAGGAAAGTTTCAAAATTAACTACTCCAACATTACCATAAAACTCCTCAAGCTTCCTAAAAATATAAGTACCAATGGTGATATTTTCACTTGTCCTAAACCTTCGATCTTCTTTAATGATAGTATCAATATCACTGCATATAGGACCATCCCATGCTTTAGCTGCTCCAGCTCCTAAAAATAGTACAAGTGTTTTCTTTTTTGTAAAACACTTCTTTTGGCTAGTATGTCTATTTTTAATCCGATTACGACATTCGTCACAAATCAGTCTTTTACATTTGTTTGTTTTAAAAACTCCTTTATTCTTGGTTTTCGATTTCCTTTTTCGCATACCAATTAATATCTATTTCGAATAAATATCTCTAAGATATTCTGCAACCTTATCCAATTCAGGATATATCTTAGCCTTATTAATATCTAAATTCTTGAGTTCTAAACGCAACCTATCTTTAACTCGCACAGGAATTGAGAACTCTTGACATACATATTCCATATCATTTGACAACTCCTCTTTTGAATCTCCAATACCAAATAACAAAAAGGCTCCACTTTGATTAATGATCCTTCTGTTATTCATTAGAGGTTTTACACACCATGTGGTTTGAAGATGATCTATATTTATTAAATCTTTAAAATAAGGCTTATCTTCTTTTATTTCATGCAATAAATATTGTATGTCTGACTGTGAGTTTATCGCTGTAATTAAA includes:
- a CDS encoding P-loop NTPase fold protein, which codes for MTYNLQTFTTDTPSANIKLKADKRVFKTIGIYSQESNLIDILSSDIRFKITYNNGSSVTEPIDIRSNSPYDHGLTKYLDMTYLFLQINSDQVEVCVEGLTDEISSVTLIYDLENLSIPIIDPFKSFAAHLNDIKNSKILFSAPFGHGKTTFLNLFFEKNEHKYEVFHIYPVNFSVSQNEDIFRYIKTDLLFQLLEKDVAFDKEKVPYAKTLTKYLGKNAHKVLMPFIKLIPGIGKSAFDIITSLDRLKEEFFAYHDQEQIDDKSKALTYIQEVYEEEGSIFEDNFYTQLIRQLLEQLKGKGKEVVLIIDDLDRMDPEHIFRILNVLSAHVDNNDKLTISSSNKFGFDKTIVVGDYENLVSIFGHKYGLNTDYRGYFDKFFSKDVYYYNNSKALESFSDELAGRNSDYEDLYTCRIFRYILSILVYTKNISLRELFQLEHQGNKALFLSSDLNSVIIPFVLLNKAFTIKELVSKITSAKKTYSNKNRFGQEQDYWQLSMLQYLGDLKDSKTYMLNGKSYDYSLSTDGNYKFIDKSSIKINGKEVDKNKAVFDEKDKIELLIHLAKEYENRKLFYDNLWKDYFK
- a CDS encoding AbiV family abortive infection protein, translated to MKKFSSISRIEALEIYPRIIDNFNQLKKVAHFAYDDNNFGTAQSLYILSSEELIKSFVIYLHGVGGNVFQIKEIKGIFSDHKTKHEFSILLELLRIIEAVIIFSEEDSDIPKTGIKWIDKFMYYADKTSKAIQPLKNLDVNVEWWSNANTFKNRGFYVDYREQLLLPQDITEDECSLSKNIVSELYERITSIIDYFEKLPNGEKKTIIKLINQGLQKYQQEQKTIFN
- a CDS encoding SIR2 family protein; the encoded protein is MRKRKSKTKNKGVFKTNKCKRLICDECRNRIKNRHTSQKKCFTKKKTLVLFLGAGAAKAWDGPICSDIDTIIKEDRRFRTSENITIGTYIFRKLEEFYGNVGVVNFETFLGAIEAIYDYIISATNGGGTGPDNTSFSSALYDLKGWIENIKDYDIQQRGNGLVHISFPRNNPDFFETNEPAIVKRLYFSELFKHYYRLVANAIETYDSNYQLEEYEGLNNSLLKFISYYHSCGYRIRVYTTNYDRIFTSVVRQKYKVFDGFNVNDVDEFGVLFPYNSNKILKDKSCFCHYSLHGSVYWHKVFDGEYDFKLNPFEVSREIEFTNSQATNPNQIIVPINIVTGYNKLQRISLKPLNSIYSAFLYDCNRADLLITVGYSFGDPHLNRILEEPLLKESAEYYNITFQSDPESYLGSIEMRRLSDLYPLRFSNLSIEENWITSTNGAFKERIYYKGFDKFLNEKEWFSKR